From a region of the Bacillus sp. (in: firmicutes) genome:
- a CDS encoding LLM class oxidoreductase — MEKFKNHKGYSRMYQENKLTVGLFFPIESYMGDVPEMNIEKQMKLAKRAEELNFASLFVRDVPLRDPNFGDVGQMYDPFTYLGYVAAHTEKIALGTGSIILTLRHPLHVAKAAASVDRLSGERLILGVATGDRPIEFPAFSVNPEDRGELFREAFDVIKKSWKEHFPAIDSPRVHLTNGDILPKPKLSDIPMMVTGHSGQSPEWIAEHSDGWIYYPRGLKFQKALIDNWRSLTDEFKPFTQSLYIDLAEDPDHVPIPIHLGFRTGRNFVIEFLEALQDAGVNHVIINLKYGQRPVEEVIEELGEYVLPHFPALS, encoded by the coding sequence ATGGAAAAATTTAAAAACCATAAAGGGTATTCACGTATGTATCAAGAAAACAAACTAACAGTAGGGTTGTTCTTCCCGATTGAATCGTATATGGGGGACGTCCCTGAGATGAATATAGAAAAGCAAATGAAGTTAGCAAAACGAGCTGAAGAGCTTAATTTCGCTTCCTTATTTGTAAGAGATGTGCCATTACGCGATCCGAATTTCGGTGATGTGGGGCAAATGTATGATCCGTTTACGTATTTAGGGTATGTTGCGGCCCACACAGAAAAAATTGCGTTAGGAACGGGAAGTATTATTTTAACGTTGCGCCACCCTCTTCATGTGGCAAAAGCAGCAGCTTCTGTTGACAGATTATCTGGTGAACGACTCATTCTCGGTGTGGCAACAGGTGACCGTCCAATTGAGTTTCCAGCATTCTCTGTGAATCCAGAAGATCGTGGCGAACTATTTCGAGAAGCGTTTGATGTCATAAAAAAATCATGGAAAGAGCATTTTCCTGCTATTGACTCTCCACGAGTGCATCTAACAAACGGAGATATTTTACCAAAACCGAAATTGTCAGACATTCCAATGATGGTGACAGGTCATAGCGGACAGTCGCCTGAATGGATTGCTGAACATAGTGATGGATGGATTTACTATCCACGTGGGCTTAAATTCCAAAAAGCATTAATCGACAACTGGCGCTCGTTAACAGACGAATTTAAGCCATTTACCCAATCACTATATATTGATTTAGCGGAAGATCCAGATCATGTCCCAATTCCAATTCATCTTGGATTCCGTACGGGACGAAATTTCGTGATCGAATTTCTTGAAGCGTTACAAGATGCGGGTGTAAACCATGTCATCATCAACTTAAAATATGGTCAACGTCCAGTAGAAGAAGTAATTGAAGAATTAGGTGAATATGTGCTTCCACATTTTCCAGCATTATCATGA
- the mnmA gene encoding tRNA 2-thiouridine(34) synthase MnmA, whose protein sequence is MKKKRVVVGMSGGVDSSVAAYLLKKEGYDVIGVFMKNWDDTNDDGVCTAAEDYEDVRRVANQLGIPYYSVNFEKEYWDRVFTYFMDELKRGRTPNPDVLCNTEIKFKAFVDYALSLDADYIATGHYARINRENGQITLLRGKDSNKDQTYFLSQLTADHLSKVLFPLGDLTKDEVRKIAQELNLITANKKDSTGICFIGERNFKSFLKNFLPAKPGEIRSLDGEVLGTHDGLMYYTIGQRKGLGIGGKGTGEPWYVVDKDLENNVLLVAQGKDHPALFSTGLIATHVNLINREARPGTFVCTAKFRYRQEDQKVRVHIRPDQTAFVEFEKPVKAVTPGQVAVFYDGEVCLGSAIIDKVMKDDAAIASVAS, encoded by the coding sequence ATGAAGAAAAAACGAGTTGTGGTCGGAATGTCTGGTGGGGTAGATTCCTCTGTGGCAGCTTACCTATTGAAAAAAGAAGGGTACGACGTCATCGGTGTCTTTATGAAAAACTGGGATGACACCAATGATGACGGTGTATGTACAGCAGCGGAAGATTATGAAGATGTAAGAAGAGTAGCGAATCAACTCGGAATTCCTTACTACAGTGTGAACTTTGAAAAAGAATATTGGGACCGTGTGTTTACGTACTTTATGGATGAGCTAAAACGAGGTCGAACACCTAACCCAGATGTGTTATGTAATACCGAAATTAAATTTAAAGCCTTCGTTGACTACGCTCTTTCTCTAGATGCTGATTATATCGCGACTGGTCATTACGCAAGAATCAATAGAGAAAATGGTCAAATCACCTTACTACGTGGAAAAGACTCCAATAAAGATCAAACGTATTTTCTTAGCCAATTAACGGCAGACCATTTGTCCAAAGTTCTATTTCCACTAGGAGATTTAACGAAGGATGAAGTACGAAAAATCGCTCAAGAATTGAACCTTATTACCGCCAATAAAAAAGATAGTACTGGAATCTGTTTTATCGGAGAAAGAAATTTCAAAAGCTTTTTAAAGAATTTTTTACCGGCAAAGCCCGGAGAAATTCGTTCCCTCGATGGGGAAGTACTAGGTACTCATGATGGGTTAATGTATTACACCATTGGTCAACGGAAAGGACTTGGCATCGGTGGCAAAGGAACTGGTGAACCTTGGTATGTCGTCGATAAAGATTTAGAAAACAATGTGTTACTCGTTGCTCAAGGAAAAGACCATCCGGCATTGTTCTCCACCGGTCTTATTGCCACTCATGTGAACTTAATCAATCGGGAGGCTCGTCCGGGTACGTTTGTATGTACAGCTAAATTCCGTTACCGTCAAGAAGATCAGAAGGTACGTGTCCATATTCGTCCGGATCAAACTGCCTTTGTAGAATTCGAAAAACCGGTTAAAGCTGTTACTCCAGGACAAGTAGCCGTATTTTATGACGGTGAGGTTTGTCTTGGCAGTGCCATTATTGACAAAGTGATGAAAGACGATGCAGCCATTGCCTCTGTCGCATCATAA
- a CDS encoding Rrf2 family transcriptional regulator, which translates to MNSDFSIAVHCVAYLAQKQNQRVTSEDISQSVSVHPVRLRKILSVLRKENIITSKEGAKGGFSLNAKPEHITLDKIYKITSEETLVPKCPDSNENCLIGKHLSDILIRVFHHAEEHFLNYLKGVTIQDIIDEINQSESHSED; encoded by the coding sequence ATGAATAGCGATTTTTCGATTGCTGTTCACTGCGTTGCGTATTTAGCCCAAAAGCAAAACCAACGAGTGACCAGTGAAGATATCTCCCAAAGTGTTTCGGTCCACCCAGTAAGATTAAGAAAAATTTTGAGTGTATTAAGGAAAGAAAATATTATCACATCAAAAGAAGGGGCGAAAGGCGGCTTTTCTTTAAACGCTAAACCTGAGCATATTACGTTAGACAAAATATATAAAATTACCAGTGAAGAGACGCTGGTGCCGAAATGCCCTGATTCCAACGAAAATTGTCTTATAGGTAAACACTTATCAGATATACTCATTCGCGTTTTTCATCATGCAGAAGAGCACTTTTTAAACTATTTAAAAGGTGTGACCATACAAGATATTATTGATGAGATCAATCAAAGTGAATCTCATAGCGAAGACTAG
- a CDS encoding MoxR family ATPase has translation MSLIHKIKAEMNKVLVGKEREIELLLIALLQNGHVLMESVPGTGKTLLAKTFAQCIEGKFKRIQFTPDVLPSDVTGVQFFNPKTSEFEFRPGPVLTNVLLADEINRATPRTQSSLLEVMEERQFTIDGETITLDPPFITIATQNPVESQQGTFPLPAAQLDRFLFKVPFSYPEFDEERLILKRFTKQNPLSDVVPVISLKEINELSKQVKDVHVSADIETYILTVTRYTREYKHIEVGASPRATLALLRAAQGIAFIQSRDYVTPEDVKMMIPYVISHRIQLTPEASLIKTNEQVMEELLEEVDLPVESRVN, from the coding sequence ATGTCACTGATCCATAAAATAAAAGCCGAAATGAACAAAGTGTTAGTCGGCAAAGAAAGAGAAATCGAACTGTTACTCATTGCCTTACTCCAAAATGGGCATGTGTTAATGGAGAGTGTGCCCGGGACTGGAAAAACGTTATTAGCAAAAACGTTTGCCCAATGCATTGAAGGCAAATTTAAGCGAATTCAATTTACTCCAGATGTGCTTCCATCTGATGTAACAGGCGTACAATTTTTTAATCCAAAAACATCTGAATTTGAGTTCCGCCCTGGACCGGTTTTAACGAATGTCCTTTTAGCAGATGAAATTAACCGAGCCACCCCTAGAACCCAATCCAGTTTGTTAGAAGTAATGGAAGAAAGGCAATTTACGATAGATGGCGAAACAATAACGTTAGATCCGCCTTTTATTACAATTGCTACCCAAAACCCTGTTGAATCCCAACAAGGAACATTTCCTCTTCCTGCTGCACAATTAGACCGTTTTTTATTTAAAGTACCGTTTTCTTATCCGGAATTTGACGAAGAGCGGTTGATTTTAAAAAGATTTACAAAACAAAATCCGCTTTCCGACGTGGTACCTGTCATTTCATTAAAAGAAATTAACGAACTGTCTAAGCAAGTAAAAGACGTACATGTTTCTGCTGATATAGAAACTTACATTTTAACCGTCACTCGCTATACCCGCGAGTACAAACATATAGAAGTAGGAGCTAGTCCAAGGGCCACTCTCGCCTTATTAAGAGCTGCCCAAGGTATAGCGTTTATTCAAAGTAGAGACTATGTCACTCCAGAAGACGTGAAAATGATGATCCCATATGTCATTTCCCACCGAATTCAATTAACCCCGGAAGCGTCATTAATCAAAACAAACGAACAGGTTATGGAAGAGTTGTTAGAAGAAGTGGATCTCCCAGTAGAATCGAGGGTGAACTAA
- a CDS encoding DUF58 domain-containing protein, with amino-acid sequence MRWKREIIDDYYFHILSFLLFSIVATAGFLVANYIIFTIGVIGITYFFMHNWYFKHVGNKLYFDNQKENIRLLVDEEGYLRLSFRNEGVAILGATIRLTLKDVIRPTKMSADQYVSGTIEVPVPFSLLKKEETVIKIPILGVKRGTTRILELQINIPHLFGSGEVILTYSDIIQTQIYVFPSPAPFPARIEKKAIGLGEHPTINSLFVDRFQPIGTRDYIRGDRFQDIHWKTSARRQELQTKVFAPSTKMEWMFAINLSDGRHGVTSQLEDYIKYTTYLMQQALDKNISFSLVVNVRSFGSTPFLYLPSGSGPKHLQKALELLSIPSNNSMTIRFSIVLQYALLHQLVPAVFVQAGKTTDEDEKILYQYNHRGVQILTLQAFEDQGAIVPWQRSLKIASS; translated from the coding sequence ATGCGATGGAAAAGAGAGATTATCGATGATTACTATTTCCATATCTTATCCTTCCTTTTATTTTCAATCGTAGCAACCGCCGGTTTTTTGGTAGCCAATTACATCATTTTTACAATAGGTGTGATAGGAATTACATATTTCTTTATGCACAATTGGTATTTCAAACATGTTGGTAACAAACTCTATTTTGATAACCAAAAGGAGAACATTCGTCTGCTTGTTGATGAAGAAGGCTACTTACGGCTTTCATTTCGCAATGAAGGCGTAGCCATTTTAGGGGCAACGATAAGACTGACACTAAAAGATGTCATTCGACCGACGAAAATGAGTGCGGACCAATATGTTTCTGGAACGATTGAAGTACCCGTTCCCTTTAGCCTTTTGAAAAAAGAAGAAACGGTTATTAAAATACCGATTTTAGGAGTCAAAAGAGGGACGACAAGAATTTTAGAACTTCAAATAAATATTCCTCATTTATTTGGGAGCGGGGAAGTGATTTTGACGTATTCCGATATCATTCAAACACAAATTTATGTGTTTCCGTCTCCAGCTCCTTTTCCAGCTCGTATCGAAAAAAAAGCCATCGGTTTAGGAGAACATCCAACAATAAACTCGCTCTTTGTTGACCGGTTTCAACCGATTGGCACTAGAGATTATATTCGAGGTGACCGTTTTCAAGATATACACTGGAAAACATCCGCTAGAAGGCAAGAATTACAAACGAAAGTGTTTGCCCCTTCGACAAAAATGGAATGGATGTTTGCCATTAACTTATCGGATGGGCGGCACGGCGTAACTAGTCAATTAGAAGACTATATTAAATATACAACCTATTTGATGCAGCAAGCATTGGATAAAAATATATCGTTTTCACTCGTGGTAAATGTTCGTTCGTTTGGCTCAACTCCGTTTTTGTACTTACCTTCAGGGTCTGGCCCGAAGCATTTACAAAAAGCGCTCGAACTTCTATCGATACCATCTAACAACAGTATGACGATTCGATTTTCAATCGTCCTTCAATATGCGTTATTACATCAATTAGTTCCTGCTGTTTTCGTCCAAGCAGGAAAAACAACCGATGAAGATGAGAAGATTCTCTACCAATATAACCATCGAGGAGTCCAGATTTTAACATTACAAGCATTTGAAGATCAAGGAGCAATAGTACCATGGCAACGTTCTTTAAAAATCGCTTCCTCATAA
- a CDS encoding SDR family oxidoreductase, giving the protein MIVNLKGKKAVITGSTSGIGYAIAEALAQAGCSVLINGRTEQSVTKALHKLIKELPEADVSGVAADLSSPQGINKMIECWPETDILVNNIGIFEPKPFFDITDEEWDTYIQVNLMSAVRLSRHYVKEMVKRGWGRVINNASATSGFFSGEMVHYGATKAALLAFSRGLAESVAGSGVTVNAFLPGPTKTEKVESFMTDRAQEAGKSTEQFEQELFEKHLPTSLIKRFATTKEVANLVVFLASEQASPITGTAQRVDGGILRSIL; this is encoded by the coding sequence ATGATAGTAAATCTTAAAGGAAAAAAAGCGGTTATTACGGGATCGACTTCAGGCATTGGTTATGCGATTGCAGAAGCGCTTGCTCAAGCAGGCTGCTCGGTTCTTATCAATGGTCGTACGGAACAAAGTGTGACAAAAGCTTTGCATAAGTTGATAAAAGAACTTCCAGAGGCTGACGTCAGTGGGGTAGCGGCTGATCTTAGTAGCCCTCAAGGGATCAATAAAATGATCGAATGTTGGCCGGAAACAGATATTCTCGTAAATAACATAGGAATATTTGAACCGAAACCTTTTTTTGACATTACAGACGAAGAATGGGATACATATATTCAGGTGAATTTGATGAGCGCTGTTCGTTTAAGTCGTCATTATGTAAAAGAAATGGTGAAAAGAGGATGGGGGAGAGTCATCAATAATGCAAGTGCCACTTCCGGTTTTTTCTCGGGAGAAATGGTCCACTATGGTGCGACAAAAGCAGCTCTGTTAGCCTTTTCACGGGGATTAGCGGAAAGTGTAGCTGGAAGCGGAGTCACTGTGAATGCGTTTCTTCCAGGTCCTACAAAGACAGAAAAAGTGGAAAGTTTTATGACAGATCGAGCTCAAGAAGCAGGTAAAAGCACAGAACAGTTTGAGCAAGAGCTGTTTGAGAAACACTTACCAACCTCTTTAATTAAACGTTTTGCAACTACAAAAGAGGTAGCGAATCTAGTGGTATTCTTAGCTTCCGAACAGGCTTCACCGATCACAGGTACTGCACAACGGGTAGACGGAGGTATTTTGCGATCCATTTTATAA
- a CDS encoding GNAT family N-acetyltransferase, protein MMEFEVVEKLTNEQIRCLHQLYQKEWWTKERKWSEVQRMVENSDITIGLCELQTKELVAFTRVLTDYVYKALILDVIVKESYRGKKLGRILMDSVLHHPLLKDVMHFELYCRPEMIPFYQKWGFTEELGELYFMRKTR, encoded by the coding sequence ATAATGGAGTTTGAAGTAGTGGAGAAACTAACAAACGAGCAAATTCGCTGTTTACATCAGTTGTACCAAAAAGAATGGTGGACCAAAGAACGGAAATGGTCAGAAGTTCAGCGAATGGTAGAGAATTCCGATATCACGATTGGTTTATGTGAACTTCAAACGAAAGAGTTGGTTGCTTTTACGAGGGTACTAACAGACTATGTCTATAAAGCGTTGATTCTAGATGTCATCGTGAAGGAGAGCTATCGTGGTAAAAAACTAGGACGTATATTAATGGATTCTGTGCTTCATCATCCTTTGTTAAAAGACGTAATGCATTTTGAATTGTATTGTCGGCCGGAGATGATCCCTTTTTATCAGAAATGGGGCTTTACGGAAGAATTAGGCGAACTTTATTTTATGCGTAAAACAAGGTAG
- a CDS encoding FMN-dependent NADH-azoreductase has product MTKVLYITAHPHDETQSYSMAVGKAFIDTYKKVNPDHEIVHIDLYREDIPQIDVDVFSGWGKLQSGKGFEELSAEEKAKVGRLSELCDQFISGDKYIFVTPMWNFSFPPVMKAYIDAVAVAGKTFKYTDQGPVGLLTDKKALHIQASGGIYSEGPGAQMEMGHRYLGIIMQFFGVPSFEGLFVEGHAAMPDKAQEIKENAIARAKDVAHTF; this is encoded by the coding sequence ATGACAAAAGTATTGTATATCACAGCTCATCCGCATGATGAAACTCAATCATACAGTATGGCGGTAGGAAAAGCCTTTATCGACACATACAAAAAAGTTAATCCAGATCACGAAATAGTGCATATTGACCTATATAGAGAAGATATTCCTCAAATTGATGTTGATGTATTTAGTGGTTGGGGGAAACTTCAATCTGGGAAAGGATTTGAGGAACTTTCAGCAGAGGAAAAAGCGAAAGTTGGTCGGCTTTCAGAGTTATGTGACCAATTTATTTCTGGGGACAAGTATATTTTTGTTACACCTATGTGGAATTTTTCATTTCCGCCTGTCATGAAAGCATATATTGATGCTGTTGCAGTTGCAGGTAAAACCTTTAAATACACCGACCAAGGACCAGTAGGGCTATTAACTGATAAAAAAGCCTTACATATTCAAGCGAGTGGAGGCATTTATTCAGAAGGTCCAGGAGCTCAAATGGAAATGGGGCATCGTTATCTAGGGATCATCATGCAATTCTTTGGAGTTCCTTCTTTTGAAGGTTTATTTGTTGAAGGACATGCTGCAATGCCTGATAAAGCACAAGAAATTAAAGAAAACGCCATTGCACGAGCAAAAGATGTTGCTCATACGTTTTAA
- a CDS encoding crotonobetainyl-CoA--carnitine CoA-transferase, translating to MSKKEIKLKSHQSGEEKDYRSQILDLFKSSPIPENELLDNLVLFQKRQSISDLLFKHELYQKILDVNGVIMEFGVRWGKNLALFESLRGIYEPYNYSRKIIGFDTFSGFPSVHKKDGSDDIVEVGAYTVTEGYENYLEAVLDYHEKESPLSHIKKFELVKGDATLTLEKYLKENPQTIIALAYFDFDIYEPTKKCLELIRNHLTKGSIIGFDELNHPVFPGETIALKEALGLDNYRIMRTPFSPYGSYLVVE from the coding sequence ATGTCTAAAAAAGAAATTAAACTGAAATCACATCAATCTGGAGAAGAAAAGGATTATAGAAGTCAGATATTAGACTTATTTAAATCATCACCTATTCCTGAAAATGAACTGTTAGATAACTTAGTACTATTCCAAAAAAGACAATCTATTTCAGACTTGTTATTTAAACATGAATTGTATCAAAAGATCCTTGATGTGAATGGAGTTATTATGGAGTTTGGCGTTCGCTGGGGGAAAAATCTAGCTTTATTTGAGTCTTTAAGAGGTATTTATGAGCCATATAATTACAGTAGAAAAATAATTGGTTTTGACACTTTTAGTGGTTTTCCTTCTGTTCATAAAAAAGATGGAAGCGACGATATTGTAGAAGTAGGAGCATACACAGTTACGGAAGGTTACGAAAATTATTTAGAAGCAGTTCTGGATTATCATGAAAAGGAAAGTCCACTTTCTCATATTAAGAAGTTTGAGTTAGTGAAAGGTGATGCGACGTTAACATTAGAAAAATATTTAAAAGAAAATCCTCAAACAATTATTGCTTTAGCTTATTTTGATTTTGATATATATGAGCCAACCAAAAAATGCCTGGAATTAATTAGAAATCACCTCACGAAAGGTAGTATTATTGGATTTGATGAATTGAATCATCCTGTTTTTCCAGGTGAAACGATTGCTTTAAAAGAAGCTTTAGGATTAGATAATTACAGAATTATGCGAACACCTTTCTCACCGTACGGTTCTTATTTAGTGGTAGAATAA
- a CDS encoding alpha/beta hydrolase translates to MKKMCQTKLGAIEYRLFENDQKGETVLILHGGHCHCETTVEGELMPRFFLHNGYQVLVPSRPGYGHTPLSTGERAESFSDALIDLLDQLGIQQVHVVGISTGSRAALQLASRYRDRVDKLILQCALTKDGLEPNNMKLEKIIYGTRLEKYMWKMVRFFLQKIAPNAALKLILFKLSTLHPKVVLEGMTDVQKKAMIAYVSTLRSRQGFIHDLTHVSGDLKQVEAPTLIIHSKYDKANDFSHAEYAKNNIRNSILYTTEAESHFIWFSEHYWKVEQEMLRFLQHQKVSQLSQ, encoded by the coding sequence ATGAAGAAGATGTGTCAAACGAAATTAGGAGCAATTGAATATCGGTTATTTGAGAATGACCAAAAGGGAGAGACGGTATTAATTTTGCATGGTGGACATTGCCATTGTGAAACAACGGTTGAAGGAGAGTTAATGCCACGTTTCTTTTTACACAATGGTTACCAAGTGTTAGTTCCTTCAAGACCTGGTTATGGACATACACCTCTGTCAACTGGAGAAAGAGCTGAGTCTTTTTCAGATGCTCTGATTGATTTGTTAGATCAGTTAGGTATACAGCAAGTTCATGTTGTTGGTATATCCACTGGATCGAGAGCGGCGCTGCAACTTGCCAGCCGTTACCGTGATCGTGTCGATAAACTCATTTTACAATGTGCACTAACGAAAGATGGGCTGGAACCTAACAATATGAAGCTGGAAAAAATAATCTATGGAACGAGACTAGAAAAATACATGTGGAAAATGGTTCGCTTTTTTTTACAAAAAATTGCGCCGAACGCTGCACTAAAGCTGATACTTTTCAAATTATCAACGTTACACCCAAAAGTTGTCCTTGAGGGTATGACAGACGTTCAGAAAAAAGCAATGATTGCATATGTTAGCACACTGAGGTCAAGGCAAGGATTTATTCATGATTTAACTCATGTAAGTGGTGATCTCAAACAAGTTGAAGCGCCAACTCTTATTATTCATAGCAAATATGACAAAGCAAATGACTTTTCACATGCGGAATATGCGAAAAATAACATAAGGAATTCAATATTATATACAACAGAAGCGGAAAGTCATTTCATTTGGTTTAGTGAACATTATTGGAAAGTTGAGCAGGAAATGCTGAGATTTTTACAACATCAGAAGGTATCGCAATTGAGTCAGTGA
- a CDS encoding YnfA family protein → MFLAIILFLLAGLAEIGGGYLVWLWLRESKPYWYGIVGSMILISYGVIPTLQNFPHFGRIYAAYGGVFIILAIFWGWVVDKKTPDMYDWIGALVCLLGVSIMLWAPRH, encoded by the coding sequence ATGTTCTTAGCAATCATTTTATTTTTACTAGCAGGGTTAGCTGAAATAGGTGGCGGTTACTTAGTTTGGTTATGGTTAAGAGAGTCCAAACCATACTGGTACGGTATCGTTGGGAGTATGATTTTAATATCTTATGGAGTCATTCCAACTCTCCAAAACTTCCCTCATTTCGGTAGGATTTACGCTGCTTACGGTGGTGTATTTATCATACTTGCAATATTTTGGGGATGGGTAGTTGATAAAAAAACCCCTGATATGTACGACTGGATTGGAGCATTAGTATGTTTATTAGGTGTATCCATCATGTTGTGGGCACCTAGACACTAA
- the rlmD gene encoding 23S rRNA (uracil(1939)-C(5))-methyltransferase RlmD, giving the protein MVAPVKKNEYYDVTFEDLTHDGNGVAKVDGYPLFVPNGLPGEKAKVKVVKVNKGYGYGRLIELYEPSPERMEPSCAIYKQCGGCQLQHLSYDGQLKAKEKHVREVLQRIGKIEDVVVHPVLGMNDPWRYRNKAQVPVGEREGGLVAGFYQKRSHDIIDMEACLIQQEMNDVVVQTVKKICEKYGIPAYNEKTHKGTIRHIMARYGHTTKDVMVVLVTRTDDLPFKKKIVQEIVENIPNVKSIIQNVNPKRTNVILGDKTKVLWGTEYIYDYIGNIKFAISARSFYQVNPEQTKVLYEKALEYADLTGEETVIDAYCGIGTISLFLAQKAKKVYGVEIVPEAIEDAKRNAELNNIHNVEFAVGEAETVIPQWYERGIQADCIVVDPPRKGCDASLLETIIAMKPKRVVYVSCNPATLARDLRILEDGGYQTLEVQPVDMFPHTTHVECVALLSLK; this is encoded by the coding sequence ATGGTTGCACCTGTGAAAAAAAATGAATATTACGATGTCACATTTGAAGACTTAACCCACGATGGAAATGGTGTCGCGAAAGTGGATGGGTACCCGTTATTTGTTCCGAACGGTCTGCCTGGTGAAAAAGCGAAAGTGAAAGTCGTAAAAGTGAACAAAGGGTACGGATATGGTCGACTCATCGAATTATATGAACCGAGCCCAGAGCGAATGGAGCCATCATGCGCCATCTACAAACAATGTGGTGGTTGTCAATTACAGCACTTGTCGTATGACGGACAACTGAAAGCAAAGGAAAAGCACGTGCGGGAAGTGTTACAGCGTATCGGCAAAATTGAAGACGTCGTTGTTCATCCAGTGCTCGGCATGAACGATCCGTGGCGATATCGAAATAAAGCTCAAGTCCCTGTTGGGGAAAGAGAAGGGGGACTTGTCGCTGGGTTTTATCAAAAACGTTCGCACGACATTATCGATATGGAAGCATGTTTGATCCAGCAAGAAATGAACGATGTCGTGGTACAAACAGTAAAAAAGATTTGTGAAAAGTATGGGATTCCAGCGTACAACGAGAAAACGCATAAAGGAACGATTCGCCACATTATGGCTCGTTATGGACACACAACGAAGGACGTCATGGTTGTTCTAGTCACTCGAACCGACGACTTACCGTTTAAAAAGAAAATTGTTCAAGAAATTGTGGAGAACATTCCAAACGTCAAATCGATTATTCAAAACGTCAATCCAAAGCGGACAAACGTCATTTTAGGAGACAAAACGAAGGTATTATGGGGGACGGAATACATTTACGACTACATCGGTAATATCAAATTTGCAATATCTGCCCGTTCATTCTATCAAGTAAACCCAGAACAAACAAAAGTACTTTACGAAAAAGCGTTGGAATATGCGGACCTAACTGGGGAAGAAACGGTTATCGATGCGTATTGTGGCATCGGTACGATTTCGCTCTTTTTAGCTCAAAAAGCAAAAAAAGTATACGGTGTCGAAATCGTTCCTGAAGCCATCGAAGATGCGAAACGAAACGCCGAACTCAATAACATTCATAACGTCGAATTTGCGGTTGGCGAAGCCGAGACCGTCATTCCACAGTGGTACGAACGAGGCATCCAAGCCGACTGTATCGTCGTCGACCCGCCTCGCAAAGGCTGCGACGCTTCGCTATTAGAAACGATCATCGCCATGAAACCAAAACGCGTTGTTTATGTCTCTTGTAACCCGGCGACGCTCGCCCGCGACTTACGCATCCTCGAAGACGGCGGCTACCAAACGCTAGAAGTTCAGCCAGTGGATATGTTCCCGCATACGACGCATGTGGAGTGTGTGGCGCTTTTAAGCTTGAAATAA